In one Chitinophaga sancti genomic region, the following are encoded:
- a CDS encoding ATP-binding protein: protein MIGHLYKTIASALGQKRSFVKKNCNLYHQRYMQPKHLKYYLLGVFISGMILFIVLQFNSSQNIRKLVAGNEQLLTELNVKNELQKLQTSIAKTDSKVRGTVISQDTLNITGIEADVALIKADLNEINKLVMSDSTEKLLTQLNYLVEEKNHFNVAVLDSFYTHGKWSAERLINAQKGKRLGDAITVILRQLDSTRQTEVNRTVRLIDTSGQRAQNWGSIMMIFACASSLLAFLYITTRIHKQEQLIDALAKSQQQEKKLAAIKDQFLANMSHEIRTPMNSVLGFTHLLQQQPLNEKAREYVAAIENAGENLLEIINDILDISKIESGMMRLEPVSFSIRGVLHAVQTMFRLKAEEKKLVFTVAIEDNVPDILYGDVVRLTQVLVNLTNNAIKFTNQGQVNIRINKLGEHEQTVRILFAVSDTGIGIAHNKLPAIFDRFNQAEADTTRKYGGTGLGLTIVKQLVELQHGALTVESEPGKGSTFMVELPYALGELLPENGEPKNDNFSLHSDVKLLVAEDNKMNQDLLKHLLGSRQLHYQLVTNGQDVLNALSKSHYDMVLMDIQMPEMDGYTASRKIRQELHSNIPIIAMTAHAMAGEREKCLQAGMNEYLSKPIRQEELFRLIEIFTGKISPPDTHMHTNTGNGHFQPHEGPLVQLQYLKTLSKGDTEFEHAMLQQFVTQLPEDLGALKKAIQAEDIAAIRSTAHNLKTTISFIGLDGILYPILEPLESLEAGQYQPTLIAEKFATLRELSLKAMEETMAILL from the coding sequence TTGATTGGACATCTTTACAAAACGATCGCTTCTGCCCTGGGGCAGAAGCGATCGTTTGTGAAGAAAAATTGTAACTTGTATCATCAACGATATATGCAGCCTAAACATCTGAAATACTATTTACTCGGCGTGTTTATTTCAGGGATGATCCTGTTTATAGTACTCCAGTTCAATTCCTCGCAGAACATCCGCAAGCTGGTCGCAGGGAATGAACAGCTGCTGACTGAACTGAACGTAAAAAACGAGCTGCAAAAACTCCAGACCAGTATAGCCAAAACCGATAGTAAAGTAAGAGGTACCGTTATCTCCCAGGACACACTTAATATCACCGGCATAGAAGCCGACGTAGCCCTTATAAAAGCTGACCTCAACGAAATTAATAAGCTCGTCATGAGCGATAGTACAGAAAAACTGCTCACACAGCTTAACTACCTGGTAGAAGAAAAGAATCATTTTAACGTTGCCGTACTGGACTCATTTTATACCCATGGCAAATGGTCTGCTGAACGGCTTATCAATGCACAGAAAGGAAAACGCCTGGGCGATGCCATCACCGTTATCCTGCGTCAGCTGGACAGTACCCGGCAGACAGAAGTAAACCGTACCGTAAGATTAATTGATACCAGCGGACAGCGCGCGCAGAACTGGGGATCGATCATGATGATCTTTGCCTGCGCCAGCAGCCTGCTCGCTTTCTTATATATCACCACACGGATCCATAAACAGGAACAACTCATCGATGCCCTGGCCAAGTCGCAACAGCAGGAAAAAAAACTGGCTGCCATCAAAGACCAGTTCCTCGCCAATATGAGTCATGAAATCCGAACGCCGATGAACTCGGTCCTCGGGTTTACCCACCTGCTCCAACAACAACCCCTGAATGAAAAAGCCAGGGAATATGTCGCCGCCATCGAAAATGCCGGCGAAAACCTGTTGGAAATCATCAACGATATTCTCGATATTTCTAAAATAGAATCCGGCATGATGCGCCTGGAACCAGTCTCCTTCAGTATCCGTGGTGTACTCCATGCTGTGCAGACCATGTTCCGCCTCAAAGCCGAAGAGAAGAAATTGGTCTTCACCGTAGCCATTGAAGATAATGTACCAGACATTCTCTATGGCGACGTTGTACGCCTTACCCAGGTACTGGTAAACCTTACCAACAACGCCATCAAATTCACCAACCAGGGGCAGGTCAATATCAGGATCAATAAGCTGGGCGAACATGAACAAACAGTACGTATCCTGTTTGCAGTAAGTGACACCGGTATTGGCATTGCACATAATAAACTGCCCGCCATCTTTGACCGCTTTAACCAGGCAGAAGCCGATACAACCCGTAAATACGGCGGTACCGGCTTAGGACTTACCATCGTCAAACAACTGGTAGAATTGCAACACGGTGCACTTACTGTAGAAAGTGAGCCCGGCAAAGGCAGCACCTTTATGGTAGAACTGCCCTATGCCCTGGGAGAACTATTACCTGAAAACGGTGAACCTAAAAATGACAATTTCTCCCTTCATTCAGATGTAAAACTGCTGGTAGCTGAAGATAATAAGATGAACCAGGACCTGCTCAAACATTTGCTGGGCAGCCGTCAACTGCATTATCAGCTGGTCACAAACGGGCAGGATGTACTCAATGCCCTCAGCAAAAGCCATTATGATATGGTGCTGATGGATATCCAAATGCCTGAAATGGATGGCTATACCGCCTCCCGCAAAATAAGACAGGAACTACATTCCAATATCCCCATTATTGCTATGACCGCGCATGCCATGGCAGGTGAAAGGGAAAAATGCCTGCAGGCAGGGATGAATGAATATTTGTCAAAACCTATCCGGCAAGAGGAATTATTCAGACTGATAGAGATCTTCACCGGGAAGATCAGCCCTCCTGATACGCATATGCATACAAATACCGGGAACGGCCATTTTCAGCCGCATGAGGGGCCCTTGGTGCAGTTACAGTATCTAAAGACGCTGAGCAAGGGAGACACCGAATTTGAGCATGCTATGCTGCAACAATTCGTTACACAATTGCCGGAAGACCTGGGTGCCCTGAAAAAAGCGATCCAGGCAGAAGATATTGCGGCCATCAGAAGTACAGCACATAATTTAAAAACCACCATTTCCTTTATCGGGCTGGATGGCATTTTATATCCAATCCTGGAACCACTGGAATCACTGGAAGCCGGTCAATACCAGCCCACGCTGATAGCAGAAAAGTTTGCTACCCTGCGGGAACTAAGTTTAAAAGCCATGGAAGAAACCATGGCCATTTTGCTATAA
- a CDS encoding LytR/AlgR family response regulator transcription factor, with amino-acid sequence MNCLIVDDNKLARTAMKQLASHVEQLHVLGECASALEAYNVLQKEKVDLLLLDIEMPGMSGLELTRNLGKKGPVIIFTTVKKDYAVEAFELNVADYLIKPVSPARFIQAIDKAREICESTVQEVQSTDSEFVFIRDSGVLKRIRIDEILYLEAMGDYVKLHTTQKFHAIHSTLKAVEEKLPAGRFMRVHRSYIVGLDKIESIEDGTIIIHKNAIPVADAYRSALNSKLNLL; translated from the coding sequence ATGAATTGCCTTATTGTAGACGACAATAAGCTGGCCCGCACAGCAATGAAACAATTGGCCAGCCACGTTGAACAACTGCATGTACTGGGCGAATGTGCGAGTGCGCTCGAAGCCTATAATGTACTGCAAAAAGAAAAAGTAGACCTGCTCCTGCTTGACATCGAAATGCCAGGTATGAGTGGACTGGAACTGACCCGAAACCTTGGGAAAAAAGGGCCCGTTATTATCTTTACCACTGTCAAAAAAGATTATGCCGTAGAAGCATTTGAACTGAACGTAGCAGACTACCTGATTAAACCGGTGAGCCCCGCGCGCTTCATCCAGGCAATTGACAAAGCCAGGGAGATCTGTGAAAGTACCGTACAGGAAGTGCAGAGCACCGACAGTGAATTCGTCTTTATCCGGGATAGCGGGGTGCTCAAAAGAATCCGCATAGATGAGATCCTTTACCTGGAAGCGATGGGTGATTATGTAAAACTGCATACTACCCAGAAATTCCATGCCATTCATTCCACACTCAAAGCCGTGGAAGAGAAATTGCCTGCCGGCAGATTTATGCGCGTACACCGGTCTTACATCGTAGGCCTGGATAAAATAGAATCGATTGAAGATGGTACCATCATCATTCATAAGAATGCAATACCTGTGGCAGATGCCTACCGGTCTGCATTAAATAGCAAATTGAATCTTTTATAA
- a CDS encoding TolC family protein: MYLNITVKRGAALLCLLAGISGHCFAQTLPLKQAIDMTLQHYPTLKAKNTLANAAAAHTTDVKHDWYPNLKLVEEATIGSDNGVYGSYFPMSIIPSTSGGIRAANNSQAVAGNIGMAQLQWEVYNFGLYKVRKDEARQQQQVAGADAGITANDLTVAVIQDYLSMLEYYNLMRIQADNIERTKSVSQAVTSIVLHGLKPGVDSAIAAAELSKARLNYIDFQNGYNKVRMHLVSMTGLDSTAIVPDTLYDKGLRQVLLAQSDTGAVEPTHPALMYYNALLAANKKHELVIRKSALPKVMVLAAGWARGSSINSSNEYQQLSSGFGYSRYNYLAGVGITYNVADIFHTRDKMREQYVRTTAAANQLESSHTLLDNELNQARVNIHTAADKLNEMPAQLNAAKAAAAQKMALYKGGLTNIIEVTNALYVLNRAENDLIQTRHDAWQSLFMEAFATNTIQALVQQLEAVRAAL; the protein is encoded by the coding sequence ATGTATCTGAACATTACTGTAAAGCGGGGTGCGGCTTTGCTATGCCTGTTGGCTGGTATAAGCGGCCATTGCTTTGCACAAACTTTACCGCTGAAGCAGGCGATCGATATGACCCTGCAGCATTATCCCACACTGAAGGCAAAGAATACGCTCGCCAACGCCGCCGCCGCGCATACGACCGATGTAAAGCACGACTGGTATCCAAACCTTAAACTGGTGGAAGAAGCCACCATTGGCTCTGATAACGGGGTGTATGGGTCTTACTTCCCTATGAGCATTATCCCCTCTACATCCGGTGGTATCCGGGCGGCCAACAATTCGCAGGCTGTAGCCGGTAATATCGGCATGGCACAGCTGCAATGGGAAGTATACAATTTTGGCCTGTACAAGGTGCGGAAGGATGAAGCCAGGCAACAACAACAGGTAGCCGGTGCAGATGCCGGCATCACGGCGAATGATCTCACTGTTGCGGTGATACAGGACTACCTGTCTATGCTGGAATATTATAACCTGATGCGTATTCAGGCGGACAATATAGAACGAACCAAATCAGTATCGCAGGCAGTAACAAGTATTGTACTGCATGGATTAAAACCGGGGGTGGATAGTGCGATTGCAGCCGCGGAGCTGTCAAAAGCCAGGCTGAACTACATAGATTTTCAGAACGGGTACAATAAGGTGCGCATGCACCTGGTTAGTATGACGGGGTTAGACAGTACAGCCATTGTACCTGATACGCTGTATGATAAAGGGCTGCGCCAGGTCTTATTGGCCCAGTCCGATACCGGCGCCGTGGAGCCGACACATCCTGCTTTGATGTATTACAATGCCCTGCTCGCGGCTAACAAAAAACATGAACTGGTGATCCGTAAATCGGCCCTGCCAAAGGTGATGGTGCTGGCGGCAGGATGGGCCCGGGGATCCAGTATCAATAGCAGCAATGAGTATCAGCAATTAAGCAGTGGTTTCGGCTATAGCCGGTACAATTACCTGGCGGGTGTTGGCATCACTTACAATGTGGCAGACATCTTTCATACAAGAGACAAGATGCGGGAGCAGTATGTGCGCACAACGGCGGCCGCGAACCAGCTGGAATCATCACATACTTTGCTGGATAATGAGCTGAACCAGGCGAGGGTGAATATTCATACCGCGGCAGACAAGCTGAATGAAATGCCTGCACAGCTGAATGCTGCGAAGGCCGCGGCGGCACAGAAGATGGCGCTGTACAAAGGTGGCTTGACGAATATCATTGAAGTAACGAATGCATTGTATGTGTTGAACCGTGCGGAGAATGATCTCATCCAGACAAGGCATGATGCATGGCAATCGCTGTTTATGGAGGCCTTTGCGACGAATACGATCCAGGCATTGGTGCAGCAGCTGGAAGCGGTGCGGGCGGCGTTGTAA